CAGGCTATCAATCCCTTGACAGACCTCTCCTTCTCAAATAAGATACGGACTCATCACCAAGGGAAAGGCGCGACAGCCGAATCGCGGCCTTTTCTTGAATTTCTGCTGAGAGCTTTCGGCAAACAGGAGGGCAAGGGTTGTGGCGGCGACACACGATATAATCGTTATCGGAGGAGGCTCCACCGGAACTGGCATCGCGAGGGACTTGGCTCTTCGCGGGCTGCGGCCCCTGCTCCTTGAAAAGGGGGACCTGGCCGCCGGTGCCACCGGTGCGTGTCACGGACTGCTTCACAGCGGGTGCCGGTATGTGGTCACCGACCCCCCCTCGGCACAGGAGTGTTACCGCGAGAACAGGATCCTCCGCAAGGTCGCGGCCAGTTGCGTGGAGGAGACCGAGGGACTCTTCGTCTCCCTGCCCGAGGACGGGTTGGACTATCAGAAGCAGTTCCTCGCCGCCTGCGAGAGAGTTGGAATTCCAGCAGAGCCCGTCCCTCCGTCCAAAGCCGCGGCTCTGGAACCCGGCCTTTCGTCCCGAGTGATCGGGGCAGTAAAGACGCCCGATGCCTCGATCAACCCCTTCGCGCTGGCCGTCGAGAACGCCAGAGCAGCCAGGGAGCTTGGTGGCGAGATCGTCAACCACAGCCGCGTAACCGGGCTGATCTTGAGGGGGAACAAGGTCAGAGGGGTCCGGGTTTCAAGTGCCCGCCGCCGGGAGACCTTTGACCTCTTCTCGGAATTCGTCATCAACGCCACCGGGGCCTGGGCCGACCAGGTCGTGGAGACCATCGGCCTGTCCATACCCCTTGCCTACTCCAAGGGAAGCATCATCATCTTCGAAAGGCGTCTGACCGAGACGATTCTGAGCCGGTGCCGTCCTCCTTCGGACGGGGACTGCATCGTTCCAAACGAGAGTACCAGTCTTTTCGGAACCACATCTCTACGGGTCGAGGATCCGGACCGGCTCACCATCGAACCTGACGAGGTGCACCTCCTCCTGGCCGAACTCGAAAGGATGCTTCCCCGGTGCCGCTCGGCGAGGCTGATCAGGGCCTTTGCAGGAGTACGGCCTCTCTTCAAACAGGCCGAAACCAGGAATGATCGAGAGATCAGCCGCGGCTTTGCAGTGATCGATCATGGAGAGACCGACGGCGTCGAGGGACTGGTGAGTGTGGTTGGAGGGAAACTGTCCACGTACCGCCTGATGGCCGAAAAGACCGTTGACCTGGTCTGCCGCAAGCTCGGTCTTGCCGCTCCCTGCACGACCCACGTCGATCCCCTTCCCGGGTCGCGGAAAGGCAGATTCGTCGGCTTGTCAATGCGACTGAGGAAGACGGACCCCGGGCGAATGATGGATCCCCAAAAGGATTCGATCGTCTGCGAATGTGAACTCGTGACACGGGGGGAGATAGAAGAGGCGATCCTGGAGGCGGGAAGCTCAGACCTGAACGATGTGCGCGTCAGGACACGGATGGGGACAGGTCCGTGCCAGGGAACATTCTGCTCTTATAAGACCCTCGGCATCATGGCGGAGCTGGGCAACCTCGATCATCCCCGCCCCAACGGCCTGTTGAAGGACTTCCTGGAACGCCGCTGGAGGGGGATCAAGCCCGTCACACGAGGGGATCAGCTCGGAGAGGTTCAACTGAGCGAGACCATCTACGGAGACCTTCTGGCCCTGGACAGGGATCCCGTGCAGAGCCAATCTCAGGAGCCGGGCGGCTCTGGCCGGGGAAATTCCGGGATCCTCCCGCGGGGGAACCGCTGAAGCGGGCTCGGCTTTTGGACGGGACGGCCGTGAGGTGGAGGTATTCCGAAGAACAGGGGCGAAATTCGACATACGGGGAGACCAGAGAGGAAAGAGGGGAGATATCCGGGAAAAATCGGCTGAGAACTGGCTTGACTTTCCCAGAGAGGTATGGTCAAAATAGGTTTGTGAAAGAAATTTTACACATCCGGGCAACCTCAGGATCAACGTACAGGATCTCTCTCCGGTTCTATCCCTGTGAGAATTCCCCGGGGAGATCCATGGCGAGGTGAAACAGAACAGGAACCAGGCACCTGTCTGCGCCCTGCTGTTCTGAGAGGCAGCAGGCGATCCCCATATGACAGGTCTCTGGCAAAGGAAGACGGGGCAGGATAAGTGACGGCAAAAGCCAAGTATATCATGGCTCTCGATCAGGGTACCACCGGAAGCAGGGCCATCCTGTTCGACAAAGACGGAAAGATCGCCTGCAGCGCTTACCGGGAGATCGAACAGATATACCCCCAGCCGGGATGGGTCGAGCACAACCCGGAAGAGATCTGGCAGTCCGTTATCGGCTGTGTCAAGGAGGTTCTTGACAGAAGCGGCGCCGGCCCCCAGGACGTCGCCGGGATCGGCATCACGAACCAGAGGGAGACGACGATCCTGTGGGACAAGACCACCGGGAGACCGCTTTACAACGCCATCGTATGGCAGTGCAGGAGAACCGCCCCCACCTGCGAGGAGTTGATCAGAAGGGGGCTCGACGGGGAGGTGAGAGACCGGACAGGCCTTATGATCGATCCCTATTTCTCGGCCACCAAGATCATGTGGCTCCGCGACAACGTGGCCGGTGTTAGAGAGAGAATAGAGCGGGGAGAGGTCTGCGCGGGGAACGTGGATTCCTGGCTGATCTGGAATCTCACGGGCGGAAAGGCCCACGTCACTGATTATTCGAATGCCTCCAGGACGATGCTCTTCAATGTCAAGGACCTCCGCTGGGACGACGTGCTGCTGAGAGAGACGGGAATCCCTGAGGGGATCATGCCCCAACCCAGGCCTTCGAGCGGGATATTCGGCCATACGGACGAGGCCGTATTTTTCGGAGCAAGGGTCCCCATAGCCGGAGTGGCAGGAGACCAGCAGTCCGCTCTGTTCGGCCAGGCGTGTTTCGAACCTGGGATGATCAAGAATACCTATGGCACCGCTCTCGTGGCGATCATGAATAT
The sequence above is a segment of the Deltaproteobacteria bacterium genome. Coding sequences within it:
- the glpA gene encoding anaerobic glycerol-3-phosphate dehydrogenase subunit A, whose product is MAATHDIIVIGGGSTGTGIARDLALRGLRPLLLEKGDLAAGATGACHGLLHSGCRYVVTDPPSAQECYRENRILRKVAASCVEETEGLFVSLPEDGLDYQKQFLAACERVGIPAEPVPPSKAAALEPGLSSRVIGAVKTPDASINPFALAVENARAARELGGEIVNHSRVTGLILRGNKVRGVRVSSARRRETFDLFSEFVINATGAWADQVVETIGLSIPLAYSKGSIIIFERRLTETILSRCRPPSDGDCIVPNESTSLFGTTSLRVEDPDRLTIEPDEVHLLLAELERMLPRCRSARLIRAFAGVRPLFKQAETRNDREISRGFAVIDHGETDGVEGLVSVVGGKLSTYRLMAEKTVDLVCRKLGLAAPCTTHVDPLPGSRKGRFVGLSMRLRKTDPGRMMDPQKDSIVCECELVTRGEIEEAILEAGSSDLNDVRVRTRMGTGPCQGTFCSYKTLGIMAELGNLDHPRPNGLLKDFLERRWRGIKPVTRGDQLGEVQLSETIYGDLLALDRDPVQSQSQEPGGSGRGNSGILPRGNR
- the glpK gene encoding glycerol kinase GlpK, coding for MALDQGTTGSRAILFDKDGKIACSAYREIEQIYPQPGWVEHNPEEIWQSVIGCVKEVLDRSGAGPQDVAGIGITNQRETTILWDKTTGRPLYNAIVWQCRRTAPTCEELIRRGLDGEVRDRTGLMIDPYFSATKIMWLRDNVAGVRERIERGEVCAGNVDSWLIWNLTGGKAHVTDYSNASRTMLFNVKDLRWDDVLLRETGIPEGIMPQPRPSSGIFGHTDEAVFFGARVPIAGVAGDQQSALFGQACFEPGMIKNTYGTALVAIMNIGDRFIPSRNRLMTDLAWGLEGKITYAFEGVVFSGGAVVQWLRDGIRIIEKASDTESLANKVADTGGVYIVPAFTGLCSPYWDPYARGTIVGLTRGTSREHLARAALESIAYQTRDIIEAMVSDSGRELTSLRVDGGATVNDFLMQFQADILGVPLEKPLVIEMTGLGAAYLAGLGTGFWENKGELARLWKLGRVFEPRMSEDRRETLYQGWKKAVERSFGWAKNSI